AATCCCCAGATAAGAATGACGTTGTCATACACGGCAGCAGGATATCTACGCTTATAACCTGCATCTGGTCTCTCCGTGCCAGTACTCAAATCAAGCACTGTTCCACTGTTCCAGCATGGGGGCAGCAGATTGATGTGTTTCTTCAGATTAATGTTTGTTGCTAGGTCCTCCAGGGGAGAGAGTTGCTCAAATTTAATGCCATGATAAGCACAGAGCTGAACAAAAACACATCCAGTCATGAATGCATCATAACCTGCTTCATGCTTAGCACCTGAAGTGAAGCAAGATAACCTGCagaataggaaaaaaaacaacaaaatagaAACATCATAAATAGTACCAGTTGGTAAGACCTACTAGTGCTACTAAGGATGAGTATAAGTGTACATGCAGAAACAATAATTACATTATATTTCAAGAAATAACAAGAAATCATACACTGTTTCATCTGCCTCGACTTCAATTCTCACAGAAGGAAGGGTGGATGACTTCTCATCAGGTGCATGAAGTGCAGGGCACAACAATGAAAAGGCTGACGAAAGTGATTTGCTTTTGTGCCTCATACGATACTGAACCGCGTCATTAACAGACATAAGATGCCTGGTATCTGCCATATGTGGGAACATTCTGTTGATACTCAAGGCAAATTCCTCCATGGATGAAGGAAGAGGACCAACAAATTTGCTGTAGATTTGTGCAATATCTGTGTATGCAAATAAAGATATTTAGTAGAAGATCAAAACTTATGCTAGACATCACTCATCAATTCAAAGTTGGTCATCTACCAGAGCAAATTCCAATACATCCAGGAGAACTgtgtgcgagagagagagagagagagagagagagagagagagagagagagagagagagagagaacctaGGAAACAACTATGACCAACAATCAATTTCCTTTCTGAGGCAAGAAGATCAATGACATGACGGATCCCTACTGCTGATTTGACTTTTGCTTCCCTGCTTTTTAGTAGATCTTCCCGAACATTTTTCTGTAGCAAAATAGCCAGGGTGATTATTGATcattaaaaatatctcaaatagACCATCATACATGTTTAGATTGGTGAAGTAATCTAAAATCAAAGAAAAATACAAATGTAAATTTCAAATGCGACAAGGCATCATTTGATTCTCAGTCAAATAGTAAGCCTGGAGCAGTTagcagcaaaaaaaaaggtattgttttaataaaaagaaatgaaGTGTGTTTCATTTCAACAGGTAATATTTTCCTTACCATCAAGGATATCTTGTCTTCATTGGTGTCTGTATAAACTACTCTCTTCTCTGATACGCCATCCTCCAAAAATGTACACACATACACAAGGTCCCTAAAATGTGTTCTTAAAATCTgtagaggaaaataaaaaaaatatattatctgAGTAGAAGCAGATATAGTGCAAATCAAGAAGCATCACTATGTGTACAAAACATTGATTATTTGAAGAATGTTGAACAGAAAATATCAATCTAAATTCTAATGTATCCTAAGTTTACTCATAAATGGGTGCGATTCCACAAACCACCGTTACTGCTTAGTACCAAAATGAAAATAGACAGATGTTGGACAGGAAATATAGTATTTTATTGAGACAAGTACCTTGTAACCAAAGGACGTATGGAACCCTACAGAACTCTAAGAAGCTAAACTCCAGAAGCATGTGATTAGGTTTTTCACAAATCGAATGTCCAGCTGTCCCTATATTCCAAGGTAATGAAGAAATCAAATAATACCTGTCGGATTAACTTTAACTGATGTGACGTGAATCCATTAAGCATGATAGCAGGACGCATTTTGAAGAAAACAGTCTGGAACTGGTCTGCGAATTTGAAGTTTTCTGACCTATGGTCATCGACTCTTTGATTGCTGACTATTGAATTGCGCCACTCATTGAATTTGATCTTCATTCTTTCTGTGAAAAGAACATCCGCAGCACTCTTTAATggcgcatcttcttcctcctcggaAGTGTTTGGATATGCAGATGTTTCATTATTATGCAATGTATATAATTTCTGAAGTGCCTCTTCTTCTTGTGTTCTGGATAAATAATATATTCCTGAGATTAACCAAATATTGTAAATAAAGAGATGCTCCACTTTGAATGCATGGTTCAGATGTACTAGCCCATTAATTAAACCCAAAAAAGTGATTAATCTGTGACCAAGGACAATCCTGCAGTTTTGGATTGATAAATTCAGAACCATGTATGCAGTAGCTTTAATAAACCAAGTAGCACAGATAAGAGAAAGCACCTTCACGGAAGCATGTGTTGAAATCAAACTGGTACTTTGCAAGGAAGTCAATCGATGTGGTCTGACACAGAAATTCATGTGTTGAACAATCATTCAGGGGCTCATTCCGAGAAAAGATAAAGAAGTTATGCCTGGTAAAGTGAGAAGAAATGGTTATGTCTTGGGAAAGAATGTCGATGGCAGATCTGATTgcgaaacaaacaaacaaagagATATTTTATGGTGCTTCAAATGTACTAGAAGTACCTTCACTTTCAGAAATATCAAAGGTTGAGATGTTTTACGTGTTCTTGAAATGTACTAGAGGTGCCTACACTTTAGAGCGATAAATGGCTGATATTTCTTCAAAGTGGAAGTAACTCTAGTAACTTGCAAGGACCGTAAAACATCTCatcaaattattaaaaaaatgcaaaCCTGCCATACCAAAACTCTCTCCAGAAGGGATATGGAgagttatagtttataaaagaAATTTGCCTTTCTAGAGAGCACTCATTCAATAACCATTCTAGGTTTTCTGAGTTCCTGATCAATTTTTCTTGGGTGTTGTCTTACTCCGTGCTCTGTGAGCATAATTGTTGAATACCAGTTAACTTCTCAGCAATCTTCTAAAGTAAAACAGTACATATCTGCAGAATTTTGCCAAACCTTTCTCGATACAAAGCCAATATTGGAGTTTTCCTAATAAGAAAAGGAGCGCTTGAATTCAATAGTTGCAATCACCAACCCAATCTGTAAGACTGTAAGTCTGTAACCCCAAATCTTATACAACAATCGCAGCTTCTTAATAGGCTAAGTCAAGAATGGCACCCCTTGTGTCAAGAAGCT
This window of the Oryza sativa Japonica Group chromosome 4, ASM3414082v1 genome carries:
- the LOC9268289 gene encoding poly(A)-specific ribonuclease PARN — translated: MQRRRHPLLLLPRRRPPSRTLLSRLLSSSPPASGGGGGGGGGGVAVKQVTRGNLAEALEELRARVRGAAFVGIDLEMSGVTSAPWRDTLELDRADVRYLKLRDSAERFAALQLGVCPFRWDPAKSAFVAHPHNFFIFSRNEPLNDCSTHEFLCQTTSIDFLAKYQFDFNTCFREGIYYLSRTQEEEALQKLYTLHNNETSAYPNTSEEEEDAPLKSAADVLFTERMKIKFNEWRNSIVSNQRVDDHRSENFKFADQFQTVFFKMRPAIMLNGFTSHQLKLIRQILRTHFRDLVYVCTFLEDGVSEKRVVYTDTNEDKISLMKNVREDLLKSREAKVKSAVGIRHVIDLLASERKLIVGHSCFLDIAQIYSKFVGPLPSSMEEFALSINRMFPHMADTRHLMSVNDAVQYRMRHKSKSLSSAFSLLCPALHAPDEKSSTLPSVRIEVEADETVLSCFTSGAKHEAGYDAFMTGCVFVQLCAYHGIKFEQLSPLEDLATNINLKKHINLLPPCWNSGTVLDLSTGTERPDAGYKRRYPAAVYDNVILIWGFQSKVRPKDIKDCICKVFGRASVTSVFPIDSTAVLVQFSKQESVNDFLDLKATLESADSAISVLHPLSTILEGGKTRAAKYDTYRDICRSSVSKFSFADQAEAVCSTSNSESKFKECNAADGSGAYGSALDGTVPASVQQSGGAKSGSKNKGDDDFSYQDILDALQDGKTSVGKRMSNA